A stretch of DNA from Diospyros lotus cultivar Yz01 chromosome 14, ASM1463336v1, whole genome shotgun sequence:
CTTCTGGTATAAGTCTTTTGTGTCAGGTACTTCAGTTTTATGCCAGAACTCACCCTGCTTCTATGTTCGAATGGCTGCAGCTTAGCTTGTGCAGCTCCTAGACCCAATGCAGCCATCGTGCACTGGTCATTGCACCAGACCTGACAGAAAAGGCCAATAGGGCAGTCATCGAGTGGCCTTTTCTTGGTAAATCTTTAGGCCTGAATGTTGGTCATCAGAGGCCCACATTGCAGTCCTTGCACTGCCCTATCCCTACAAGCCCCTCATGGGCCAGCTTACCTACGCTAAGTGTGGGAAGCAGCCATCCAATGAGATGATGTCATATAGGGCCTGAGatcattattttttctcttcGGGAACTAAAAATGTATCTTGAAATCTAGGGGTTGCGCAACAGAATGTGTTTGCCCTCACATGAGCGTCATTTATACGAGAGGGTTTCTCATGCAGAACAAGAGTATGAAGGTGCCTAGAGGTTTGAGCATCTAgattcatgatttttttttataggtgATGGTGAAAACCAAAAATGCACCTATGCATTTTTGCGCTTCCATTTTTCTAGTATCTTGCTAACATACAGATACCCTAGCCTTTTCTTGGAAAGGAATTATTCATAGACGTTTCTAGGATCAAGCAACTTAATTATTCTAACATAAGAACTTAGTATGATTTGGCCTTTCCTGAATATCTTTTCCcgaattaaagaaataaaagacaATCAATAAACACCAATATTTATAGAAATATCTTGTACTAtgttatttaagaaaattttctTTACATTAATGCATGATGGGTCAGAATGGAAAAAGTTATGAAACATTATTAAATTACCTTTAGGTTGCCTAGAATACACACAGACACATCTATATGCTTCATCTGTTGACTGAATTTCTTATAAGGAGATGGATctgctaaaagaaattaacaGATTCCTTAATTTTGTATGGTTCGGTTGGCCATCAGATTGGGAGCTGTAAGTTGCCTTTATGTTCCTTTTCAAATTTTAGCACAATGACAGTCACATTACTAAagggaaatgaaaataaatacaaataagtTTGATAAACAATTCTAATAAACTGACTTGAtacatacaaatttataataatttttcatacaTTTGTAATAGTTCTACTCAAATTCATAagttttaactaaatttaataataaatttactcaatactatgaataatttttaattttaattagaacCATTATGAAATTATGTGTCATATCagtttgttagaattatttttcaaatttgttcgTGGGTATAGCATTTTCCATTACTAAACTATTCAATTATGTGTCTTAATTTGAGTTGCATTCCTGCGTAAAATCAAACAGTTCTGGAAGCCTTTTTAATGTCATGCACATGCAGGTAGAGGAGGAGGCTTTGTCTTGAGAAGCAAAGAGATAATCATACTATGTAGTTGAGTTGTATTAAACTGTCTGTgtgttcaaaaagaaaaaaactaaatgcTCATTTACCTCTTTTGAGTACCAAGTGAGTAGTGATGAGATTACTATCTCAGTTCCAAATTTGTATGTATAGAGAGACTGTTGTTGATTATGCAGTTTTAGTGGCAATGTTAGCATCTTAGTAATAGTCGTCCCTTATAAATTGTTAGCATGGCACAGttagattgataattttttctagtaaaaaaatattcacaatGTAAATTCTGGGACTATCATGTTTCCTTGTGCATGAATTTAAATATGAGGAAACATTGGGACTTATATTCacttttttgtttcaaatatttgtaactcaagctaattttcattttaactcaTTTATTATTAGCCTTTTTTTATACATCTATTTTTGTTATTGACAATCGTGTTTAAATTGTGGAAAGtaatttttgtataagaaaaagaataaaaataagactAACTTTTACCTAACCCCTTTGTAAGTAGAAAATTTGgtcttatataaaaaatatctttatttgaAGTATTTAATCCtgaaatggtttttttttttttttatagtaatttACACAGATTATATGGTTCCTTGCTAGCTGAGTTAAAGCAAAACTAGGCATGGATGCTTCActctgataaaaaaaaaaaaaaaattatacaagtaTAGATGTCTTTGGATTATGGGATAATTAAACTTATATCACTATAAAGTTTTATGTGTgtatttactttaatattattgaattatatttattttctttaacacaacaaacataaaattcctttcctttccatatatcCATATTAGAAGCCCTTAGCTATaatttgaaataatgaaaaattggcAAATGTtcaatattttgattatacAGGATAGATATTACAGAATGAGATACTACATAATATATTACAGAATATAATAGAATagaatgtaattttatttttatgcacataaaaatttgatttaatacTTGTAATTATTTGTGTTTCTTAAAAGAGAGTGTAAAAATGattaagaaaattaagaaaattcttgAGTATCAGATAAGTTGACAGACATGCTTACAGAATAAAagttaaaagactaaaatattttcgtctatattacattatattttttttaatttaaagtagACGagggtattttaattttttaatttttattctataaGTCTatctattaatttataatttttaaaaaattaagagggAAGGGACTCACTCACAAAAACATTACAGAAGAGAGCAATTAttattagaaaacaaaaaacacgtAATGAAGTGGTCAAATGCTTGATTGATGTTGTTctctattttcttaaaattttaaaaatagaagatAAAAAGACGGAAACTACCCGCAACGTCAAATCAAATCGGCCTATACTATATGATTCAGGCAGGCACAGATAACGCATTCAGTTTTTGGTTTTCAGTTTTCGCacgtaattttatatatatatatatatatatatataaaatattcagCCAGTTCAGTTCAGCAGCCGAGGCGGCCAGCAGCCAAGCCGGCTTGATAGTTTCTGCTCCTTATTGTGTCTTTTTACTGCTTTCTCACATGGCGtccgctctctctctcacaccattcttctcttctccagATGATCTCAATGACCATGTAAACCTCCGCTTCCCTCTCTTGCTCTGTAAAATCTTCTGTCTTTGTTACTGTCGTGAAATGAAACGAAGTAAAGATGATCCGATGCTACCTTTTTTCACTTGTATTTTTCCGTTGGAAATATGGAAGAGTTTAAGAAAATTGGGACAAATTCgcttttatttgtttgtttcgCGCTGTTAGATGCTAAGGATGCGTGTCTCTCgtttgaattttggatttaattCTTCTAGGGTTTAGTGGGCGGGAATCTGCCGGCGGGTCTTGGGCTCAAAAACCCTGTGATTGCCAAGCGATCTCCTTTCCCGAATGCGAAAAGATTTGAATTTGACTTGAGATGCTCGAGGCATGAAGAATCGGATGTGAGTGTGTCTGCTTTGGCCGAGGGTCTTGCCGAGTGCTTCGATGGTTCGTAATCGTCAGTTTTGTATCAATATTTTGTCGAGTTACTTTTTCTTGTAGGTACCTCTTGTACTGACATGGTCAATTGGTCCCAGATATGGAGGATAAGGGGAAAGAAGCAAGCATTTCAACAGTGTTGTTGAACTTTGAGAATAGCTTTGACCCGTATGATGCCTTGAGCACACCTCTATATCAAACTGCCACATTCAAGCAAGTAAGTTGCATGTAAATTTCAAATGCTCTATGTTGTAATGATTGTGTCATGCTTTGGCCCCCACTTAGATGCCTTTCTTCATCTACTTGGGCCACTGAAAATCCAGCCTCACTCTGGATGATTTGTGATTCCGAATGGTATTTTATATGTGGAGCACCTTCGTTTGAGTTGCATGTTGGAAGGTGCTGTGCATTTTATgctaatttcttttttgttttcaattgagTCATCTCGGCAACAAATTATGGTGATTGCGTGAATAGTAGCAATTACTCCTCGGTGATCTCCTTTCTTTACTATTTTGCTATTATTTTCCTCTTTGTTTTTGGCTTGTGTCTCTTCGCATGCCTCTTTTGATTGTTACGGCCAAATCTTCTTTACCTTTTTCTGTACGCATAGGTGAGCGCCTTTGACACCTGTCCCTTCATCTAAGGCACTTGCCTAGGTGTCGCTTGGTTGAAGCTGCCTCTCCTAGAGGTAGGCGAGGCACTTCCATGGAACCTTGAGTTGCTCGCGTGCCTAGGTGAGCCGGGGACCTGCCTTTGACTAGACCGGGTGTACCTATTTGCTTAACATGGCGCATTTGGAGGGAGCAGAACGACAAACGCATGCAGAAGTTGTTCTCACACTTAGATTTTATTACCTTCATTTTTTGCTTTTGATCTTGGTACGTAAAGGAAGCTTTATGTTGAAATTTTTAGGAAGCTTTATGATCTTGGTATTAGGAAATGGAATTACAGTCCCATTGATTGCTTTGTCAACCTGTGTGTCACTTTTCTTTCTTGGCAGTGTGGTCCCTGTGGATCATTATGTTGATTCTGTTTGCTGTTGgctattatatatttatacttggCATCTTGTTCACATCACATATTCAATTTTGCGCTTTCACTTATGTTCTGTTTCCACACCCTGTTTCACAGCCTTCAGCAATAGAAAATGGCCCTTATGATTATACAAGAAGTGGAAATCCTACACGGGATGTGTTGGAAAGGTCTGATTATGATTATTGCTAAATacattatgattatgattattGCTAAATTTGTCACcttgacatattttttttttatttctacccGTGTTCTCAGACTTCTGGCAAAGCTTGACAAAGCAGATCGGGCATTTTGCTTCACCAGTGGAATGGCTGCTTTGGCGGCAGTCACTCATCTTGTTGGAACTGGTGCCTTTTCACTCTACTTTGGCACATTATTTGTGTGTACATGCATAGACCTTTATATGCATTGTGTATATGATATTTGAATACATGGCTTCCACATTATTTTGGGATCAACAAATAGGATTTCAAAGGAGCAATCACATGGGTGCATTCATCAATTTCCTAGTAGCTCTATTCTGAAGCAATCTTGTGTTGGCTAAGAAACACAAGTGCAATTACAGTTATAGGTAAGTGTCCTGAAACGGATTAGGGATATATTCAGTTACAGGTAAGGGTACTGAAATGGATAAGGGATATAAGAAAATATGGAATATGCTAGAAAATTATGTTCTTATACATTTTAATTATGTAGGGAAAACTAATTTTCAGAAaccataaaaaatttgaaaaaccaactcctcaaataataatttaaacacTACTAACATACAAAAGTAACACCATTTCATCAATGATGTGCCATTGTATGACAACTATAACATTTTAGCAGTCAATAAATTTTATGTCAAAGATAGATGTTGGAGATCACGTGTCATGACTAACTAAAGTTTAGTTAGTCTATTCTATGTTTAGCTTTCTGTTAGTTTTCTGTTAAGCTTGCTGGTTATAAATTAAGTGTTGGCTTATACGGTAGTCTTGTATCAGAAGTTGGCTGATTATATATATCAGCATTAGTTCTCATTTTATGTAACTTTTGGAAAACGGAGTTAGTACAATTTCAGCTCTCTCTCTATTCCTCTCTAATTTGTTTCTTGTTGATATCATATTTTAACAATAGAAAAAtttacaagtaaaaaaaatcacCAATTAGCATTTTCCTTACATAAAAGAAAGAACCCAGAAAAAGTAAGGATCCCAACAACTCATTGTCATTGAACATACTACTTGGTTTGTTTGACATGCCTTGAATGCTCAATTTGTTATCACTATAGGCATGCTATGTAGCATGTTTGACAGATATTTTGATGGTTTGATGGAATGTCTGTGCATCTTACTAGGCTGAGGCTTGTCCGCTGGAAATATCCCTTAAATTTCCTCCTtgtcaaatttttctttattgtttataagaaaaatagaatatctcattctcattaaattttttgaCCTTATTTTAAGAGAGGAGTGAAAATTCACTtatgaacttgttctgcatgtCTTATGTTAATCACTTCTGGTACCATAACAGGCCAGGAAGTTGTTGCTGGAGATGACATATATGGTGGGTCTGATCGATTACTTTCACAAGTACTTCCAAAGACCGGAATTGTGGTTAAGTAAGTGCTGTTGTCTTCTGTTTacttagagaaagaaaagagagacaAGTAGTGGAGTGCCCTCTTCTTTCACCAACTGCCCATAGGATCTTTTGTTATTATGTGCAGACGAGTGAATATGACCAATTTAGATGAAGTTGCTTCTGCAATTGGTCCATGGACAAAGCTTGTGTGGCTGGAGAGTCCAACCAATCCACGACAACAAATTTCTGATCTTCGTGTAAGATATGttgattgaaaatcaaaattattattttttagtactATCTTGTATTTGTAATCTGCCTATTTAAATGGGACTAGAACCAGGTACTAAATTTGCAAAAAGTGTGATTCCTGATAATTCTAGGTTTTTGCATGTGTAATAGGAAATTCACCTGATTATTGGATATATTTCTCACAAGTACTAGTATTGTTCTAGAACAGAATGTTGCGCTTATGTATCTAAAACTCTTAACTTCCTCTGCAATATAACTGAGGCATATACATGCATGTCTTGACAGTTGGCTAGCGAATAAAAGAATGCTTTCTTAGGCTAGTTCGATGAgtattatgttttgaaaaagGATATTTGCAGATATTTGGTGGAACAAATAACAcacttctcttgtgcttgtgatGGATATTTatccatttgttttttttacttCCAAGATAGTTCCTGAAACACATCATTAGGATTTAACTTATCCTAGTGGCAGTCAGGAGACCAAGGGACACCTTGGTGTAGAAGGAGCATGCCTAGCCCCACGTCTCACCCATGAGGTGGTGAGACCAATCAACCGTCAATGGGAAAACTTGCTTGCACTGTTTTCACTCAAGTGCCGTCCATGGGATTGACAGTACCATCTGCTAGGCTTCAATCGCAACATCATGACCCCATGCCCCGGGGCAGATAGAGTCTGCCACAGAGGGACTCAAAATCTCGAGAGCTTTCCGTGGGCACTTCAACTTTCTTGCCACTTAGGCTACCACCTTGGTGGCCTTcttttattagttttattttttttaaaggggAATTTGATCCAAAATCTTTATAACAGTGGTatcatttctctctttctaacAAGGAGGTGATGcatattgaaataatatatttactttttgGCTTCATTTCAGAAAATAGCAGAAATGGCCCATGCTCATGGTGCTCTAGTGTTGGTGGATAACAGCATTATGTCTCCTGTTTTGTCTCAACCGTTAGAGCTTGGAGCAGGTAAGGACTAGATATTTTGTTTGCAGAATGCGGCTTCATCTAGTTTTCCAAATAGTGGTTACTTCATTCCTTTTGTTGCAGATATTGTGATGCACTCAGCTACTAAATTTATAGCTGGTCATAGTGATGTCATGGCAGGTGTGCTTGCTGTAAAAGGGGAAAGGTTATACTTCAACTGTATATTTTACCACTGTGAAGGAGCTTTACCCTGTCCTTACCTTAagtacatatgtatatatgtgttatttttctaGGTAATTAGTTGACTAATGTGTTCACATGATATTGAATTATAAGAAAAGTGCCAGATGAACAAACTGTACATTGATTcaaatatataagaacaaaggtgATCTTGAAGCTGCTCTGTTTATTGTGGAACTAACTTGTTTGTCTGTATTGCACCAAATAGTAACTAATGAACAAATTTGGAGACAATAAAAAGGAAACCTTTATGTGGTGTATTGTGACTAGGAAAAAAGTACATTGTAGGATATTAAGGAGATAATGTTGACAGTTTTGGGGAATGTACATAAAATGCAGTCTTGAGTAGGTTATTCATAATAGGGAGAGAAACAATTGAAGATGTAATACCCGTGTGTTTGTATCGATGGCCAGTAATAGCTCACCCACCCCATGTTTGGAATTAGGATCTGTGGTAATACATATGAAATTGCACAATAACAATTCAAGCATTTATCCCACTGTGTGGTCAATTACATGAATTGTAGCTAGcttgatatttttatctatgactttatcttttgtaagacGCTCATAACTCATATCATACATGTAAAATTGTAGGTATagttattttactttattatgttaGAAAATCTGGTTCCAAATAGAAGAAAACACAGatcaatgttattattattattattttttgtatttgttatGAACTAATTTACTAGGTACATTCAAGAGTATGTTCGCAAGCTAGGGCTGTGAGGGCGGGTTAAGCAGGGCTAAGGCATATTAAAGGTGGAATACTGATATAGATAGAGTGAAAACTTGGTGGGAGGAGAAACTCTTGAGTTAACTTGTAGATTGGGTCAGTGATTAATAAAGGAGATGCTGGCTCGTGAAATTAGAAATGATCAGGACATTGAGAAGTTTATCATGGATGTTTTGTAAACACGGGACATATTGAATTGAAAGGAACTATATAGACCTGCTATGATCATGATATGAACTTTAGGCAGTTAGGAAGCAAAATTGTTCAAAAAGTGAGTGTAACTAACATGACTgttaaaataaaagcacaaatACAGCTTGTAAGTATTCAAGAGAGTTGAGTTCAAGTGTGAAGTGCACTTTGAGTGTAACAGGCATCCCTAGTGCACAAGGCTCTTTGCTTTGTAAGAGTTGGGGGAGGGTTGTATTTGTACACAACTTTACCCTTACTTTGCAAAAAAGCTGTTTTCATAACTTGAACTTGTGACCTTCAGGTCACAAAAGAATAATTTACTATCCCTACCAAAGCTTGCCCTTGTGCACTTTGATTGTAGTCTATGAAATTTATTTCTGAAGGGAAATATAGGTTGAGACAACAAGGAAGACATGGCTACATCGGAGCAAACTGCAGGAAGTTGGTCCATTTAGTGTCTTGAGAGAAAGGTTTTTGAATCTGGATTGTTGGAACATTGGATGTCTTTTTTCTATTTCCTGGGGTGTATAGTATGATTTTGTTTGTTAAATTAGctggaaaaattaaaataaataggcCATTCAAACCAATTCTTCAGGGTGATCACAAGATACCAAGTCTTGCCTCAGGTGCTTGGCATAAGGGGTGGAGGATAGGCATTAAATTTAAGTTCATGGGAGAaggaaaagatttttttttttttttttttttgggggggggggggggagaggaaGAATCATTGCTTGCAGTTATTGTTTTCCTTCtgtttattttccttatttcctttgcTGTGGTTTTACACTGATAAGATTGTTCCATAATTATATTAGATGACCCATCCGTGTATGTTCATACTTTCTCATTCCATATGTTTAAAATAGTTTACTTGTTAGAGATATATGTGCATATGAGCACATTGGCTCCTATTAACATGCATTAGTTACGTTATGTTGTTTGCAAATTCAGAAATTCTATTGCACTTAAATGATGTTGTCTGAAATACCTTCTAGTTATATATCTGTGGATGATGTTACATTTTGCTTAAGAATATGGGTAACATTTGCACATCAGGTTGGCAAAAGACTTGTATTTCCTACAGAATGCTGAGGGTTCTGGGTTAGCTCCATTTGATTGTTGGATCTGCTTACGAGGCATAAAGACCATGGCCTTGCGTGTTGAGAAGCAACAGGTGCTGCTTTAAACCTTTCCTGGAACATAATATACAATCATAATTGTTTCTGGCACCTAATTAATGTGTTGGGATCTTGCATTCTTATTGTTTACAGTGATCATATTGAGTGTTAACTGTAGATTGAATTAGGAAGCATTAGTGAAAATCTAATGACAATTGATCATAGGAGTGGTTAACAGCCATACCCCATCAGGGTATAACATGGAACTAGAATTTTTTAATGGACAGAAAAACATGGAACTACAATTTCTGGGTTTCAGCACCTCTattatttggtaaaaaaacATGTATGTGTATGTTTCTTCAGGTGGATTCTATTTACCTTCCTAAATAATTAACAAGTTTCTGGTAAGGGCAAAATGCTCTTGGCAATTCTATGTAAACATATCCAAACTTAATATGTAAGCGACTACCATGTTAGTGGGGTTCAAGTTTATGTTGATGGAATTGTTTTGCTAACCGGGGAACCATCTAGCATTACATGTATGTTGGTGTTAATGTTGCTAGAGTAGAGGTGTTCCTTTTCAAGGGCTTCCTAAGCTGAGGTTCTTATATGGGAAAAAATTAACATGAAAAAACATCAAAACAGTTTTAGAATGTATTCATCTTCTTTATCTGTCCTTTCTTTTGTTCTGGTTGGTCGGAGTTTATTAGCATGAAACTTTGTGTTGtttaataaggaaaaataatcaGTATTGCCATTAGGACACAGCATTGATATGTGATCATCATATCCTGAAACATATTCCTGTGATGCATAAACTAACTGAAACATATTCTTAGTTTAGATAAAAAAACTGAACTAGAATTCAATTTGCTTTCTGGTACTTCTTAGAGCTTGTTTGACTCTCTGGTGGGAGTGGTCAGAGGGAGCTTATAAACTCCCTTAAAGATTTTGTTATGCATTTGGTGAAAGTGTAAGAGCTTATGGGATCTTCCAACA
This window harbors:
- the LOC127790107 gene encoding cystathionine beta-lyase, chloroplastic, translating into MASALSLTPFFSSPDDLNDHGLVGGNLPAGLGLKNPVIAKRSPFPNAKRFEFDLRCSRHEESDVSVSALAEGLAECFDDMEDKGKEASISTVLLNFENSFDPYDALSTPLYQTATFKQPSAIENGPYDYTRSGNPTRDVLERLLAKLDKADRAFCFTSGMAALAAVTHLVGTGQEVVAGDDIYGGSDRLLSQVLPKTGIVVKRVNMTNLDEVASAIGPWTKLVWLESPTNPRQQISDLRKIAEMAHAHGALVLVDNSIMSPVLSQPLELGADIVMHSATKFIAGHSDVMAGVLAVKGERLAKDLYFLQNAEGSGLAPFDCWICLRGIKTMALRVEKQQENAQKIAEFLSSHPKVTKVNYAGLPDHPGRSLHYSQARGAGSVLSFLTGSLALSRHIVETTKYFSITVSFGSVKSLISMPCFMSHASIPSAVREARGLTEDLVRISVGIEDVNDLIADLDNALETGPI